Proteins encoded within one genomic window of Formosa agariphila KMM 3901:
- the thrS gene encoding threonine--tRNA ligase yields MIQITLPDGSIKSFEENTTPMEVAKSISEGLARNVISASFNGTTVETVTPLTTDGSLVLYTWNNDEGKKAFWHSSAHVLAQALEELYPGAKLTIGPAIENGFYYDVDFGEHVVSDKDFKTIENKMLEIARGKHDFSLRAISKAEALETYKDNEYKTELIENLEDGTITFCDHSSFTDLCRGGHIPNTGIIKAVKVLSVAGAYWRGDENKPQLTRVYGISFPKQKELTEYLHLLEEAKKRDHRKLGKELELFTFSAKVGQGLPLWLPKGAALRERLENFLKKAQKKAGYEMVVTPHIGQKELYVTSGHYAKYGEDSFQPIHTPKEGEEFLLKPMNCPHHCEIYNSMQWSYKDLPKRFAEFGTVYRYEQSGELHGLTRVRGFTQDDAHIFCTPDQLDQEFKNVIDLVLYVFGSLGFENFTAQVSVRDLDNPDKYIGDVENWEKAEQAIISAAKDKGLNYVIEAGEAAFYGPKLDFMVKDALGRQWQLGTIQVDYNLPERFELSYKGSDNESHRPIMIHRAPFGSMERFIAILLEHTGGNFPLWLVPEQVIILSISEKYEKYGEKVLNLLENHEIRALVDNRNETIGKKIREAEMKKIPYMIIIGESEEQENKISVRQHGGEDLGSITIEAFAEIVQRETNKTLKQF; encoded by the coding sequence ATGATACAGATCACATTACCGGATGGTAGTATAAAATCGTTTGAAGAGAACACGACTCCAATGGAGGTCGCGAAAAGCATTAGTGAAGGATTAGCTAGAAACGTAATTTCGGCTAGTTTTAATGGTACGACTGTTGAAACTGTTACCCCATTAACCACCGATGGATCTTTAGTATTATATACGTGGAATAACGATGAAGGTAAAAAAGCATTTTGGCATTCTTCTGCTCACGTGTTAGCACAAGCATTAGAAGAATTGTACCCAGGCGCAAAACTTACTATCGGACCAGCTATTGAAAATGGTTTTTATTATGATGTAGATTTTGGAGAGCATGTTGTTTCTGACAAGGATTTCAAAACTATAGAAAACAAAATGTTAGAAATTGCTCGTGGTAAACACGACTTTAGCTTAAGAGCAATTTCTAAAGCAGAAGCTCTAGAAACTTATAAGGATAATGAATATAAAACGGAGTTAATTGAAAACCTGGAAGACGGTACAATTACATTCTGTGACCATTCTTCCTTTACAGATTTATGTCGTGGAGGTCATATTCCTAATACTGGCATTATTAAAGCCGTTAAAGTTTTATCTGTTGCTGGTGCATATTGGAGAGGTGACGAAAATAAACCTCAACTAACTCGTGTATATGGAATCTCTTTTCCTAAACAAAAAGAGTTAACTGAATACCTTCATTTATTAGAAGAAGCAAAAAAACGTGATCATAGAAAACTTGGTAAAGAATTAGAATTATTTACATTCTCTGCAAAAGTTGGTCAAGGGTTACCATTATGGTTACCCAAAGGTGCTGCTCTAAGAGAACGTTTAGAGAACTTTTTAAAGAAAGCACAAAAGAAAGCAGGTTACGAAATGGTTGTTACACCACATATCGGACAAAAGGAATTGTATGTAACTTCTGGTCATTATGCTAAATATGGTGAAGACAGCTTTCAGCCAATACACACTCCAAAAGAAGGTGAAGAGTTTTTATTAAAGCCAATGAACTGCCCGCATCACTGCGAGATTTACAACAGTATGCAATGGTCTTATAAAGATTTACCAAAGCGTTTTGCTGAATTTGGAACCGTTTATCGTTACGAACAAAGTGGAGAACTTCACGGTTTAACACGTGTAAGAGGATTTACTCAAGATGATGCACATATTTTTTGTACACCAGACCAACTAGATCAAGAATTTAAAAATGTAATAGACTTAGTGCTTTATGTTTTTGGTTCTTTAGGATTCGAAAACTTTACAGCTCAAGTATCTGTTAGAGATTTAGACAATCCGGATAAATATATTGGTGATGTTGAAAACTGGGAGAAAGCAGAACAAGCCATTATAAGCGCTGCTAAAGACAAAGGTTTAAATTATGTTATAGAAGCTGGTGAAGCTGCATTCTATGGCCCTAAATTGGACTTTATGGTGAAGGATGCCTTAGGAAGACAATGGCAATTAGGAACAATTCAAGTAGATTACAACTTACCAGAGCGTTTTGAATTATCGTACAAAGGAAGTGATAATGAATCTCACCGTCCGATTATGATTCACCGTGCTCCTTTTGGAAGTATGGAACGTTTTATAGCCATATTATTAGAACATACTGGAGGTAATTTCCCACTATGGTTAGTCCCTGAGCAAGTTATTATATTATCTATTAGTGAGAAATATGAAAAATACGGTGAAAAAGTTTTAAATTTGCTAGAAAATCACGAAATTCGCGCCCTCGTAGATAATAGAAATGAGACAATTGGAAAGAAAATCCGTGAAGCGGAGATGAAAAAGATTCCATATATGATTATTATCGGTGAGAGTGAAGAACAAGAAAACAAAATATCTGTACGTCAACACGGTGGAGAAGATTTAGGTAGTATTACTATCGAAGCGTTCGCCGAAATCGTACAAAGAGAAACAAATAAAACATTAAAACAGTTTTAA
- the infC gene encoding translation initiation factor IF-3 — protein sequence MRRKKQAPRRVEKEDQHRINSKIRVEEVRLVGDNVEVGVYPTRKALALAEEQELDLVEISPKAVPPVCKIMDYKKFLYEQKKRDKALKSKATKVIVKEIRFGPQTDDHDYEFKKKHAEKFLKEGAKLKAFVFFKGRSIVFKEQGQILLLRLAQDLEEYGKVEQMPRLEGKRMTMFIAPKKSK from the coding sequence ATACGTAGAAAAAAACAAGCCCCGAGAAGGGTTGAAAAAGAAGATCAGCATAGAATCAATTCTAAGATTAGAGTTGAAGAAGTTAGATTAGTAGGTGACAATGTAGAAGTTGGAGTTTATCCAACAAGGAAAGCTTTAGCCCTTGCCGAAGAGCAGGAACTAGACCTTGTTGAAATTTCACCTAAAGCGGTGCCCCCTGTCTGTAAGATCATGGATTATAAAAAGTTTCTTTACGAACAAAAGAAACGTGATAAAGCTTTAAAATCCAAGGCTACTAAAGTTATAGTTAAAGAAATTCGTTTTGGTCCTCAAACCGATGATCATGATTATGAATTTAAAAAGAAGCATGCTGAGAAGTTCCTAAAAGAAGGTGCAAAGTTAAAAGCTTTTGTATTCTTTAAAGGACGTTCTATTGTATTTAAAGAACAAGGTCAGATTTTATTGTTGCGCTTAGCACAAGATCTTGAAGAATACGGAAAAGTAGAACAAATGCCAAGATTGGAAGGTAAACGTATGACTATGTTTATTGCTCCAAAAAAATCAAAGTAA
- the rpmI gene encoding 50S ribosomal protein L35, which yields MPKMKTKSSAKKRFKLTGTGKIKRKHAFKSHILTKKSKKRKLKLTHDGLVHKADENNIKTLLRLK from the coding sequence ATGCCTAAAATGAAAACAAAATCTAGTGCCAAAAAACGTTTCAAGTTAACAGGTACTGGTAAAATTAAAAGAAAGCACGCCTTTAAGAGTCACATCTTAACAAAGAAGTCTAAAAAGCGTAAGCTGAAATTAACTCATGATGGTTTAGTACATAAAGCAGATGAGAACAATATTAAAACTTTATTACGTTTAAAGTAA
- the rplT gene encoding 50S ribosomal protein L20, producing MPRSVNSVAKRARRKKVLKQAKGYFGRRKNVWTVAKNAVDKAMLYSYRDRRNKKRTFRALWITRINAGARQYGLSYSQFMGKVKANNIELNRKVLADLAMNNPEAFKAIVDKVK from the coding sequence ATGCCAAGATCAGTAAACTCAGTAGCAAAAAGAGCCAGAAGAAAAAAGGTTCTTAAGCAAGCAAAAGGTTACTTCGGACGTCGTAAAAACGTTTGGACAGTAGCAAAAAACGCGGTTGATAAAGCAATGCTTTATTCATACAGAGACCGTAGAAATAAAAAGAGAACATTCCGTGCACTTTGGATCACGCGTATTAACGCAGGAGCTAGACAATACGGATTATCTTATTCTCAATTCATGGGAAAAGTAAAAGCTAATAATATTGAATTAAACCGTAAGGTTTTAGCCGATTTAGCGATGAACAACCCTGAAGCTTTCAAAGCAATAGTAGATAAAGTAAAATAA